Within the Flavobacterium sp. N502536 genome, the region AAAGCTAAGCAGGGTGAAGAGAAAAATTAGGAGATAAGGAGGTTGCTTTTTTTTCATACGGTTTAGAATTTGTATTGCAGTATAAAAGCAAAATCAAGCTCGTTTTGAAATTTCTTGGCGGTATATTCCTGTTGATTGTCTGTGATTAATAGACCAAAAATATAGTGGTTTTTGATTAATTTATAAAAGCCGGCACTCAATCGATAGGAACTTAAAGAAGCTCTGTTTTGATATTCTGCCGATCTGGTCTGGTCGTCCGGTGACGTTCCGTAACCCGCAATTACAGTGATATAGTCAAGTTTAGTTCCGTAATAATAACGTGAAGTCAGGGTAAACGAAGGACCGTCTTTTTGAATGTAGGACCGTAAATTGACCCAATAGGAGCCGAAATATTTTCCGAGACCCACATTTAGTGTTTTTAAATTGCTGTTGTCTTGCATTTCAATAAAACGAAACCCTAAATCGGCCTCCCAGCCTTTGTTGAAATTATAGAAATAGGAATACCCCAGTCTCCATTCCGGAAAAGCACTGTCTTTGCTGTACGCAACATCAATATACGAATAGTTGTTTTTCTTTCCCGAAAGATAAGATTCCACTTCAAACTGGAGTCCGCTAGCCATAACCAGACTGGAGGAAAGTCTTTTGGCATAACTAACTTTTCCAATTATACTTCCCCAGGTACGTTGCCGCATATAATCGGCACTTACCAGATGCCAGGGACCAACACCGTCACGATCAATTGTGGTGTAGTTGTAGTAAGCACCTGCTCGGTCGATATTGGTTTTGGAGTATAAGGTAAAAAGACGCTGCTCGATGTCGGCATCATTAGGATATTTTGCCCGAATCGATTTTAGCTCTTTTTCTTCATTTTTAGCGTCATTTTGCAGAGAATAGATAGCGATTCTTTTAAGTCGGAAGGTTTTGTTGTCTGGAAACGATTCAATCGCTTTATCGGTTAATACCAAAGCATTGTCGTAATTTTTGACTTCCAGATCTATATTGATCAGATACAGATAGGCATCTTCGTATTTTGGGCTTTTATCAATCACATAGTTGTAGTAAAACCGGGCGCTGTCTTTTGCTTTCGTCAAATCATAGTTCCGACCCAATACGAGATAAAAATCAAGATAATCCGGAGCCAGTTTTTTCCCTAACAAAGCTCTTTGAATATTGGTCTTATAATCCGGACGGATGCTTTTCATGTCTTTGAGCACCACAGTCAGAAGACTATCGGTGTCTACTTTTTGTCCTTTCACGGTTTGAAAGGTCAAGAAAAAGAAACAAAGAAACAGCTGTATAAGAGGTATAGTTCTGTTATGGTTCATCATCCTGTTATTTTTTAGTTGGACTTGCATATCCTTTTCGAATCATCACACCCCAGTTTTGTTCTTTTCTGCGGAAAAAGAGCCAATACCCTTTTAACGAGGCATAAATGGTGACAGGATGGTAAACAAAAGGTTCAAGGGCGGCCATCCCGATAAGAATCATTAGTTCTTTATAATTGGCGTAACTTTTATAGAGTATTTCATCAATCAATATGGATATTATGGTGATGGAGAGGTAAAATAAATAAACCAAAAGACTTATTATGAGTAAATACTGGTAATCGATAAGGCCAAATATAAAACTCGAAATCAGGGTTATAATACCAATAAATTCAACAATCGGAACCAAGAATTCGAAACTAAAAAAGTAAGGCAACACCAGGAATGCGGTTCGTCCGTACTTCGGATTTAAAAACATTTTTCGATGCAGCTGTAAGGTTTGCACCAATCCTCGTGCCCAGCGAATGCGCTGCCGCAAGAATATTTTTCGGGTAGCCGGTACTTCGGTCCAGCAAAGTGATTCGGGGATGTATTTGATTAAAAATTTCTCTTTATTGTCGTGCATGTATCTGCGCATTCGGGTAACTAGTTCCATATCTTCGCCCAAAGACTGGTGCCAGTATCCGCCTGCTTTAATTACAATATCTTTGTCAAACATACCCAGACCTCCTGAAACCAGAAGCAAGCCGTTTAGCTGACTCCAGGCCATTCTTCCAAATATAAAAGAACGCACATATTCTAACTCCTGAAAACGCGGATACCATTCTTTGGGATAGTGAACTTTAAACAAAAAACCTTCCTTAATGTCGCAGGAGTTTGAAATCCTGATTCCGGCACCACATGCAATAACACGAGTTTCGTTTTCCATGAACGGTTTGGCCAGTTTTAGAATAGTATCTCTTTTTAAAATACAATCCACATCCGTACATAAAAATAAGGGGTACTGCGAGGAATTTATTCCGGCATTTGTTGCGTCGGCTTTGCTTTTTCCGTTGATCTTGTCTACAATCAGTAGTTTTGAATACACGGGATTTTTTGATTTATAGTGCCCGCGAACAGGTTGTGTGGCTATTTTCTCCTGATAATAAAAATCAACTTGAACCAGATCAAATTCGGCAATAAGTTTTTCGAGTGTATCGTCAGAACTTCCATCATTGACGATAATGATTTCGTATTTCGGATAGGTTAAAGAAAGCAGGGATTTGACATTGTAGACAATATTTACCCCTTCGT harbors:
- a CDS encoding YaiO family outer membrane beta-barrel protein, encoding MKGQKVDTDSLLTVVLKDMKSIRPDYKTNIQRALLGKKLAPDYLDFYLVLGRNYDLTKAKDSARFYYNYVIDKSPKYEDAYLYLINIDLEVKNYDNALVLTDKAIESFPDNKTFRLKRIAIYSLQNDAKNEEKELKSIRAKYPNDADIEQRLFTLYSKTNIDRAGAYYNYTTIDRDGVGPWHLVSADYMRQRTWGSIIGKVSYAKRLSSSLVMASGLQFEVESYLSGKKNNYSYIDVAYSKDSAFPEWRLGYSYFYNFNKGWEADLGFRFIEMQDNSNLKTLNVGLGKYFGSYWVNLRSYIQKDGPSFTLTSRYYYGTKLDYITVIAGYGTSPDDQTRSAEYQNRASLSSYRLSAGFYKLIKNHYIFGLLITDNQQEYTAKKFQNELDFAFILQYKF
- a CDS encoding glycosyltransferase family 2 protein; its protein translation is MIPDFLSHLIRYYDIFVAYFSVGYILFYVFLSILSYWAIIKHLKYQKYLDEDVLLRSNHILGVSIVAPAFNEGVNIVYNVKSLLSLTYPKYEIIIVNDGSSDDTLEKLIAEFDLVQVDFYYQEKIATQPVRGHYKSKNPVYSKLLIVDKINGKSKADATNAGINSSQYPLFLCTDVDCILKRDTILKLAKPFMENETRVIACGAGIRISNSCDIKEGFLFKVHYPKEWYPRFQELEYVRSFIFGRMAWSQLNGLLLVSGGLGMFDKDIVIKAGGYWHQSLGEDMELVTRMRRYMHDNKEKFLIKYIPESLCWTEVPATRKIFLRQRIRWARGLVQTLQLHRKMFLNPKYGRTAFLVLPYFFSFEFLVPIVEFIGIITLISSFIFGLIDYQYLLIISLLVYLFYLSITIISILIDEILYKSYANYKELMILIGMAALEPFVYHPVTIYASLKGYWLFFRRKEQNWGVMIRKGYASPTKK